Proteins encoded within one genomic window of Haladaptatus sp. QDMS2:
- the icd gene encoding isocitrate dehydrogenase (NADP(+)): protein MSYEKVDVPEDGAKITVEDGKLKVPDNPIIPIIHGDGIGTDVGPAAQKVLQAAANATGREINWMRVYAGESAREKYDENLPDDTVEAIKEFRVAIKGPLTTPVGAGFRSLNVALRKKLDLYANVRPTYYIEGVPSPVKHPEKMDMVTFRENTEDVYAGIEWEAGTDEVQQVKDFVENEMGKEGIIHDGPVGIGIKPITEFGTKRLVREAIEYAIENDRDSVTLVHKGNIMKFTEGAFRDWGYELAAEEFGDVTITEDELWEEYDGERPADKIVVKDRIADNMLQQILTRTDEYDVVATMNLNGDYMSDSAGAQIGGLGIAPGANFGDKLCLAEPVHGSAPKYAGMDKVNPTALILSGRLMLDYMGWKDAAQLVRDAVEEAVSTGRVTYDLHRQIEGGKKLATSEFADVIVEEIENLA from the coding sequence ATGAGCTACGAGAAGGTCGACGTTCCGGAAGACGGTGCGAAAATCACCGTCGAGGACGGCAAACTCAAGGTACCCGACAACCCCATCATCCCGATTATTCACGGCGACGGGATTGGGACCGACGTCGGACCAGCAGCACAGAAGGTGCTGCAGGCAGCCGCGAACGCAACCGGGCGCGAAATCAACTGGATGCGGGTCTACGCAGGCGAGAGTGCTCGCGAGAAGTACGACGAAAACCTTCCTGACGACACCGTCGAGGCAATCAAGGAATTCCGTGTCGCCATCAAGGGCCCACTCACGACGCCCGTCGGCGCTGGCTTCCGCTCGCTGAACGTCGCGCTCCGCAAGAAGCTCGACCTCTACGCGAACGTGCGCCCGACCTACTACATCGAGGGCGTTCCGTCGCCGGTCAAGCACCCAGAGAAGATGGACATGGTCACCTTCCGTGAGAACACGGAGGACGTCTACGCGGGCATCGAGTGGGAGGCGGGCACCGACGAGGTCCAGCAGGTAAAGGACTTCGTCGAGAACGAGATGGGCAAAGAGGGCATCATCCACGACGGCCCCGTCGGCATTGGCATCAAGCCAATCACCGAATTCGGGACCAAGCGCCTCGTCCGCGAGGCAATCGAGTACGCCATCGAGAACGACCGCGACTCGGTCACCCTCGTCCACAAGGGCAACATCATGAAGTTCACCGAGGGTGCCTTCCGTGACTGGGGCTACGAACTCGCAGCAGAGGAGTTCGGCGACGTCACCATCACCGAGGACGAACTCTGGGAAGAGTACGACGGCGAGCGCCCAGCGGACAAAATCGTCGTGAAGGACCGCATCGCAGACAACATGCTCCAGCAGATTCTGACCCGGACCGACGAGTACGACGTCGTCGCGACGATGAACCTGAACGGCGACTACATGTCCGACTCCGCCGGCGCACAGATTGGCGGTCTCGGCATCGCCCCCGGTGCGAACTTCGGTGACAAACTCTGTCTCGCAGAGCCAGTCCACGGCTCCGCACCAAAGTACGCCGGCATGGACAAGGTCAACCCGACCGCGCTCATCCTCTCGGGCCGACTGATGCTCGACTACATGGGCTGGAAGGACGCCGCACAGCTCGTCCGCGACGCCGTCGAAGAGGCCGTCTCTACGGGCCGCGTCACCTACGACCTGCACCGCCAGATCGAAGGTGGCAAGAAACTCGCGACCAGCGAGTTCGCCGACGTCATCGTCGAAGAGATAGAGAACCTGGCGTAA
- the map gene encoding type II methionyl aminopeptidase, producing the protein MSDIDLSSEKYEKHREAGKILAQVRDETADKVDVGVGHLEVAEYAEDRIRELGGKPAFPVNISIDEEAAHATPKIDDESVFGEEMINLDIGVHVDGWLADTAITVDLSGHTELKEAPEQALEAALDLVEPGVSTGEIGAEIEDVIKSYGFNPVVNLTGHGLDHWEQHTQPTIPNRAVSTGVELQVGDVVAIEPFATDGSGKVHEGSKEQIFSLEHERPIRNRQARDALEQITTEFKTLPFATRWLDTDRAEMALRRLKRNGIVHGYPVLKEADGYLVSQKEHTVIVTEDGCEITTA; encoded by the coding sequence ATGAGCGACATCGACCTTTCTTCTGAGAAATACGAGAAACACCGCGAGGCAGGTAAGATTCTGGCCCAGGTGCGAGACGAGACGGCGGACAAAGTCGACGTCGGCGTCGGCCACCTCGAAGTCGCCGAGTACGCGGAGGACCGTATCCGCGAACTGGGCGGGAAGCCGGCGTTCCCCGTCAACATCAGCATCGACGAGGAAGCCGCCCACGCGACGCCGAAAATCGACGACGAGTCGGTGTTCGGCGAGGAGATGATCAACCTCGACATCGGCGTCCACGTCGATGGCTGGCTCGCGGACACCGCGATTACCGTGGACCTGTCCGGGCACACCGAACTCAAGGAAGCTCCGGAGCAGGCGCTCGAAGCCGCGCTCGACCTCGTCGAGCCCGGGGTCTCGACGGGCGAAATCGGGGCTGAAATCGAGGACGTCATCAAGAGCTACGGGTTCAATCCCGTAGTGAACCTCACGGGTCACGGCCTCGACCACTGGGAGCAACACACCCAGCCAACCATCCCGAACCGCGCCGTCTCGACGGGCGTCGAACTACAGGTCGGTGACGTGGTCGCCATCGAACCGTTCGCAACCGATGGCAGCGGGAAGGTTCACGAAGGAAGTAAAGAACAAATTTTCTCACTCGAACACGAGCGCCCGATTCGCAACCGCCAGGCTCGCGACGCGCTCGAACAGATAACGACCGAGTTCAAGACCCTGCCCTTCGCGACGCGGTGGCTCGACACCGACCGCGCCGAGATGGCGCTGCGCCGCCTGAAGCGCAACGGCATCGTCCACGGCTACCCGGTGTTGAAGGAAGCAGACGGCTATCTCGTCAGTCAGAAGGAACACACGGTCATCGTCACGGAAGATGGGTGCGAGATTACCACTGCGTAA
- a CDS encoding isoaspartyl peptidase/L-asparaginase, with protein sequence MHVIVHGGAGSAPDEPELRQQVLDEAADAGAATTDPVSAVVAAINVLESSSRFNAGVGGAVQSDGVVRTDAGIMTDEYEAGAAAAMPGVEHAVDVARVVMAETPHVLVSGVHAVDLADAFDIETDVDLWTENSRKRWDTLEAVPEHTDLRGQLDWITDKFGEGSGAEIEPNQWDHDTVGAVAVHEGRVATATSTGGRWLALAGRVGDVPQIGSGFYVTPAGGASATGAGEDIAKVTLTRRAVQLLEAGHEPQEAANSAIDELAEATASEAGIIVLDADGNAGSAFNTEAMQVSRASK encoded by the coding sequence ATGCACGTCATCGTCCACGGCGGCGCGGGAAGCGCCCCCGACGAACCCGAACTTCGCCAGCAGGTCCTCGACGAAGCGGCAGACGCGGGCGCAGCGACCACCGACCCCGTTTCCGCAGTCGTCGCGGCCATCAACGTCCTCGAATCGTCGTCCCGGTTCAACGCGGGCGTTGGCGGCGCGGTGCAGTCAGACGGCGTCGTCCGCACCGACGCGGGCATCATGACCGACGAGTACGAGGCGGGAGCGGCCGCCGCGATGCCCGGCGTCGAACACGCCGTGGACGTGGCGCGGGTGGTCATGGCAGAGACGCCCCACGTTCTCGTTTCGGGTGTTCACGCGGTAGACCTCGCCGATGCCTTCGACATCGAGACGGACGTGGACCTCTGGACGGAGAACTCGCGGAAAAGGTGGGATACACTCGAAGCCGTCCCCGAACACACGGACCTGCGCGGGCAACTCGACTGGATAACCGACAAATTCGGAGAAGGTAGCGGTGCTGAAATCGAGCCGAACCAATGGGACCACGACACCGTGGGCGCAGTCGCCGTCCACGAGGGCCGCGTCGCCACGGCCACCTCGACCGGAGGCCGCTGGCTCGCGCTCGCCGGTCGCGTGGGGGACGTTCCGCAAATCGGGAGTGGGTTCTACGTGACGCCCGCTGGCGGCGCGAGTGCTACCGGGGCGGGCGAAGACATCGCGAAAGTCACGCTTACCCGGCGAGCAGTTCAATTGCTCGAAGCGGGACACGAGCCACAGGAGGCGGCGAACTCGGCAATCGACGAACTCGCAGAAGCGACCGCGAGCGAAGCCGGAATCATCGTCCTCGACGCGGACGGCAACGCCGGGAGCGCGTTCAACACCGAGGCGATGCAGGTGAGCCGGGCGAGCAAATAG